In Brachybacterium fresconis, the genomic stretch CAGCAGCGCCCAGGCCCAGCCGGGGAAATCACCGGGGCCGGGAACGGCACCCAGCATCGGGAGCGCGGGCATCACCCCGGTCTCGGCGCCGTCCAGGGAGAGCGAGGTGGAGGTGCCGAGACCCACGGTGCCGCCGGCGACGACCACCAGGGCCCACACCGCCAGCAGGGGCAGCAGCGCCAGCTGGATGAGGGTGAGCACGATCCCGCCGGTGATCCCGGGGTCCAGGTTCCCGAACAGGGAGGCCTGCGCGGGCATCGACACCAGCATCATCACGACGGTCATCGCCATCCCGACGCCCAGGAGCCCGAGCAGCGCGATGAGGGTCGCTCGGGCGACATCGCCATACGGGGCCGGCAGCAGATCGAGCACCCGCACACCGGGCACCGTGGACGTGGCCTCACGGCGCAGCGACCACAGCAGTCCCGTCAGCCCACCGAGGACCGCCACCATCGCGCCGGAGACGACGGCGGAGGTCACCACGGGGCTGGTATCGATGCTGCGCCCGATCCCGGCGAGCACCCCCACCCCGATCGCATAGATCGCGGCGTAGGCCCCCAGCGCCCCACCGGCATCGCGCAGGGCACGCACGCGCAGCACGCCGTCGTCCCGGACCAGGCGCAGCGCACGCCCCACCCGGCGCATCCCGAACGCGGCCAGGACCAGCAGCAGGGCGAGCAGTCCGAAGGGCGTCAGGGTCACCGCTCCGTCGATCACCCCGGTGCTCAGGATGATGCCGCCCCCGTGGCCCAGGACCAGGACGTTCAGCGCGATGATGATCGCGTCCAGGACGCTCGCGGTCGATCGGGTCCCGGCGACCTGCGCGGCCAGCGCGGGCACCACGACGATGGCGAGCGCGGTTCCCAGCGAGAGCGCTGCGGCGAGCGCCCCGCGGACCAGGGGTGTCGCAATGCTGTCGCGGGTGCTGCTCACGAACTGCTCCTTGGGCGGGTCACGACAGGGGGAAGCGGATCCGAGGCGGGTCCGATGACCCCGCACTCGGGGTCGCGCTCCATGGTCGCACCCCGGCGCGCCCGAGCCGTGCATCCCGGAACGGGACGCGGGTCACGGCGCGCGGCAGGGTCGGTGTCGCATAATGACTGCGATGCCCGCCCCGAATCTGAGTCCCGAGGACACCGAGCACCCGGTGACGCTGTCCGTCCGTACCCTGCGCCTCGAGGAGTCCGTCGACCTCGTCGGCCATATCCCCGCTGCGGTCAGCGGCGCCTGGCTGCGCCACGGTCAGGGCGTGGTCGCCCTCGGTACGGCCTGGTCCGCACGGACCACCGGCCCCCACCGCTTCGC encodes the following:
- a CDS encoding DUF6350 family protein, with translation MSSTRDSIATPLVRGALAAALSLGTALAIVVVPALAAQVAGTRSTASVLDAIIIALNVLVLGHGGGIILSTGVIDGAVTLTPFGLLALLLVLAAFGMRRVGRALRLVRDDGVLRVRALRDAGGALGAYAAIYAIGVGVLAGIGRSIDTSPVVTSAVVSGAMVAVLGGLTGLLWSLRREATSTVPGVRVLDLLPAPYGDVARATLIALLGLLGVGMAMTVVMMLVSMPAQASLFGNLDPGITGGIVLTLIQLALLPLLAVWALVVVAGGTVGLGTSTSLSLDGAETGVMPALPMLGAVPGPGDFPGWAWALLVLPVIPIALGAVRLVRDVEDLERRDRVTAWIAYPVVVVIGVLLLAGLSTGGIGEGRLVHVGPQMGSLLLPLVGLVVLATGGVIGVLATPLLPWVRTSVASLRQKVERAETQERSAPEARPRPAPAQATSAASATSASSATSAASATSASSASSAPSATSPSPATSAASPAPPASAASPASAASPTSPGGAASAVSPAPAEETVLDGEIVDGQDVTDAWSDPEHDAEENGGVSRPADR